The proteins below come from a single Fusobacterium nucleatum genomic window:
- the trmB gene encoding tRNA (guanosine(46)-N7)-methyltransferase TrmB, which translates to MYNLLRKIALTLYRPFMKEKMKTFIDKRLSQDFSDLKDEEYIWIHCSSVGEVNLSEDLVKKFYSISRKNILISVFTDTGYENAVKKYSNKKKIKVIYFPVDDKKKIDEILNKIKLKLLVLVETELWPNLINEVNEKNSRIIVVNGRISDRSYPQYKKLKFLLKSMLQKIAFFYMQSEIDKERIVSLGAIKEKVENVGNLKFSISLEKYSDIEKEEYRKFLNIGDRKVFVAGSTRTGEDEIILDVFKRLKNYVLIIVPRHLDRLPKIENLIKENNLTYVKYSDLENNTSTGKENIILVDKMGVLRKLYSTSDIAFVGGTLVNIGGHNLLEPLFYRKAVIFGKYTQNVVDIAKEILRRKIGFQVENVEEFVKAIENIENEKNSDEEINSFFEENKLIALNIVKKENLIMNNIKEEAKDLWKHFFHSEKSNYNIYMYKLLDYPEYIMYDNDIIKEKKSKWNEYFGNSKPIAVEIGTGSGNFMYQLAERNPNKNFIGLELRFKRLVLAGEKCKKRNIKNVVFLRKRGEELEDFLADNEISEIYINFPDPWEGTEKNRIIQERLFKTLDKIMKKDGMLYFKTDHDVYYNDVLELVKTLDNYKVIYHTSDLHNSEKVENNIKTEFEQLFLHKHNKNINYIEIKKIV; encoded by the coding sequence ATGTATAATTTATTAAGAAAAATAGCTTTAACTTTATATAGACCTTTTATGAAAGAGAAGATGAAAACTTTTATTGATAAAAGGTTAAGTCAAGATTTTTCAGATTTAAAAGATGAAGAATATATATGGATACATTGTTCATCAGTTGGGGAAGTTAACCTATCAGAAGACTTAGTTAAAAAATTCTATTCAATTTCAAGAAAAAATATATTGATTTCAGTTTTTACAGATACAGGTTATGAAAATGCTGTGAAAAAATATTCTAATAAGAAAAAGATAAAAGTTATATATTTTCCAGTAGATGATAAAAAGAAAATAGATGAAATTTTAAATAAAATAAAATTAAAACTTTTAGTTCTTGTAGAAACAGAGCTTTGGCCTAATCTTATAAATGAAGTTAATGAGAAAAATTCAAGAATTATAGTTGTAAATGGTAGAATATCAGATAGAAGCTATCCACAATATAAGAAACTTAAATTTTTATTAAAATCTATGTTGCAAAAAATAGCTTTTTTCTATATGCAATCAGAAATAGATAAAGAAAGAATTGTAAGTTTAGGAGCAATCAAAGAAAAAGTTGAAAATGTAGGAAATTTAAAATTTAGTATATCTCTTGAAAAATATTCTGATATTGAAAAAGAAGAATATAGAAAGTTTTTAAATATAGGAGATAGAAAAGTTTTTGTTGCAGGTAGCACAAGAACAGGTGAAGATGAGATAATTTTAGATGTTTTTAAAAGATTGAAAAACTATGTTTTAATAATAGTTCCAAGACATTTGGATAGATTACCTAAAATAGAAAACTTAATAAAAGAAAATAATCTAACTTATGTAAAATATAGTGATTTGGAAAATAATACTTCAACAGGAAAAGAAAATATAATCTTAGTAGATAAAATGGGAGTTCTTAGAAAACTATACTCTACTTCTGACATTGCTTTTGTTGGAGGAACTTTGGTAAATATTGGAGGACATAATTTACTTGAACCATTGTTTTATAGAAAGGCAGTTATCTTTGGAAAATATACTCAAAATGTTGTGGACATTGCAAAAGAAATTTTAAGAAGAAAAATAGGTTTTCAAGTTGAAAATGTTGAAGAATTTGTAAAAGCAATAGAAAATATTGAAAATGAAAAAAATTCAGATGAAGAAATTAATTCTTTCTTTGAAGAAAATAAACTGATAGCATTAAATATTGTTAAAAAGGAAAATTTAATTATGAATAACATAAAAGAAGAAGCAAAAGATTTGTGGAAGCATTTTTTCCATTCAGAGAAATCAAATTATAATATATATATGTATAAATTACTTGATTATCCTGAGTATATAATGTATGATAATGATATAATAAAAGAAAAGAAGTCAAAATGGAATGAATATTTTGGAAATTCTAAACCAATAGCAGTAGAAATAGGAACTGGAAGTGGAAATTTTATGTATCAACTTGCAGAAAGAAATCCTAATAAAAACTTTATTGGCTTGGAATTGAGATTTAAAAGATTGGTATTAGCTGGTGAAAAGTGTAAAAAAAGAAATATAAAAAATGTAGTTTTCCTTAGAAAAAGAGGGGAAGAATTGGAAGATTTCTTAGCTGATAATGAAATATCTGAAATATATATAAATTTCCCAGATCCTTGGGAAGGAACAGAAAAGAATAGAATCATCCAAGAAAGATTATTTAAAACTTTGGATAAGATTATGAAAAAAGATGGTATGTTATACTTTAAAACTGACCATGATGTATACTATAACGATGTTTTAGAGTTGGTAAAAACTTTGGATAATTATAAAGTAATTTATCATACTTCTGATTTACATAATTCAGAAAAAGTGGAAAATAATATAAAAACAGAGTTTGAGCAATTATTTTTACATAAACATAATAAAAATATAAATTATATTGAAATTAAGAAAATAGTTTAA
- the cmk gene encoding (d)CMP kinase has translation MDNTIVAIDGPAGSGKSTIAKLIAKKFNFTYIDTGAMYRMITLYLLENNIDFDDLKEVEKALKNINLDMQGDKFYLNDIDVSTKIREKRINENVSKVASIKIVRDNLVNLQRKISNNKNVILDGRDIGTVVFPNAKVKIFLVATAEERARRRYNEFLEKKIEITYDEVLKSLKERDYIDSTRKESPLKKADDAIELDTTNLTIEDVINFISKEIEKVK, from the coding sequence ATGGATAATACAATAGTTGCAATAGATGGTCCAGCAGGAAGTGGAAAAAGTACAATAGCAAAACTTATTGCTAAAAAATTTAATTTTACATATATAGATACTGGTGCAATGTATAGAATGATAACTCTTTATCTTTTAGAAAATAATATAGATTTTGATGATTTAAAAGAGGTAGAAAAAGCATTGAAAAATATAAATTTGGATATGCAAGGAGATAAATTTTATCTAAATGATATTGATGTTAGCACAAAGATAAGAGAAAAAAGAATAAATGAAAATGTATCAAAAGTTGCAAGTATCAAAATAGTTAGAGATAATTTAGTAAATTTACAAAGAAAAATTAGTAATAATAAAAATGTTATTTTAGATGGTAGAGATATTGGAACTGTTGTATTTCCTAATGCAAAAGTAAAAATATTTTTAGTTGCAACTGCTGAAGAAAGAGCGAGAAGAAGATATAATGAATTTCTTGAAAAGAAAATTGAGATAACTTATGATGAGGTTTTAAAATCTTTAAAAGAAAGAGATTATATAGATAGTACAAGAAAAGAAAGTCCATTAAAAAAAGCTGATGATGCTATTGAGTTGGATACTACAAATTTAACAATAGAAGATGTAATAAACTTTATATCAAAAGAAATTGAAAAAGTTAAATAA
- the prmA gene encoding 50S ribosomal protein L11 methyltransferase, translated as MKVLEAKIIYESDDLEKYKKIISEIFYNFGVTGLKIEEPILNKDPLNFYKDEKQFLISENSVSAYFPLNIYSEKRKKVLEETFTEKFSEDENIVYNLDFYEYDEEDYQNSWKKYLFVEKVSEKFVVKPTWREYEKQDNELVIELDPGRAFGTGSHPTTSLLLKLMEKQDFSNKSVIDIGTGSGILMIAGKLLGADEVYGTDIDEFSMEVAKENLILNNISLNDVKLLKGNLLEVIENKKFDIVVCNILADVLVKLLDEIKYILKENSIVLFSGIIEDKLNEVISKAEDVGLEVVEIKADKEWRAVYFKRK; from the coding sequence ATGAAGGTTTTAGAAGCTAAAATTATCTATGAAAGTGATGATTTAGAAAAATATAAGAAAATAATTTCAGAGATATTCTATAATTTTGGGGTTACAGGCTTAAAAATAGAAGAGCCTATTTTAAATAAAGACCCTTTAAATTTCTATAAAGATGAGAAACAATTTTTAATCTCTGAAAATTCAGTATCTGCTTATTTTCCATTGAATATTTATTCAGAAAAAAGAAAAAAAGTTTTAGAAGAAACTTTTACTGAAAAGTTTTCAGAAGATGAAAATATAGTATATAACTTAGATTTTTATGAATATGATGAAGAAGATTATCAAAATAGTTGGAAAAAATACTTATTTGTAGAAAAAGTTAGTGAAAAATTTGTTGTAAAACCTACTTGGAGAGAATATGAAAAGCAAGATAATGAACTTGTTATAGAGCTTGATCCAGGTAGAGCCTTTGGAACAGGGTCACACCCTACAACTTCACTACTATTAAAATTAATGGAAAAACAAGATTTTTCTAATAAATCTGTTATAGATATAGGTACAGGTTCTGGAATACTTATGATAGCGGGGAAACTTTTAGGAGCTGATGAAGTCTATGGAACAGATATAGATGAATTTTCTATGGAAGTTGCTAAGGAAAATCTAATTTTAAATAACATTTCTTTAAATGATGTAAAACTTTTAAAAGGAAACTTACTTGAAGTTATTGAAAATAAGAAGTTTGATATAGTTGTATGTAATATTTTGGCAGATGTTTTAGTAAAATTACTTGATGAAATTAAATATATTTTAAAGGAAAATTCAATAGTCCTATTTTCTGGAATAATTGAAGATAAATTAAATGAAGTAATAAGTAAGGCAGAAGATGTAGGACTAGAAGTAGTTGAAATCAAGGCTGATAAAGAATGGAGAGCAGTGTACTTTAAAAGAAAATAA
- a CDS encoding TIGR00282 family metallophosphoesterase translates to MKVLVVGDIVGRPGRNNLQVFLEKYKDNYDFIIVNGENSAGGFGITIKIADEFLSWGIDVISGGNHSWDKKEIYEYMDNSDRILRPANYPEGVCGKGYTILEDKKGNKIALISLQGRVFMNAVDCPFRTARKLIDEISKITKNIIVDFHAEATSEKIALGKYLDGDISLFYGTHTHVQTADERILNNGTGYISDIGMTGSQNGVIGTNLETIINKFLTSLPQKFEVAEGDEQLCGIEVEIDEKTGKCQKIERIKWSENEGFRS, encoded by the coding sequence ATGAAAGTATTAGTAGTAGGAGATATAGTAGGAAGACCTGGAAGAAATAATTTACAGGTGTTTTTAGAAAAATATAAAGATAATTATGATTTTATTATAGTAAATGGAGAAAATTCAGCTGGTGGTTTTGGTATTACAATAAAAATAGCAGATGAATTTTTATCTTGGGGAATAGATGTAATAAGTGGGGGAAATCATAGCTGGGATAAAAAAGAAATCTATGAATATATGGATAATTCAGATAGAATTTTAAGACCTGCTAATTATCCAGAAGGAGTTTGTGGAAAAGGTTATACAATTTTAGAAGATAAAAAAGGAAATAAAATTGCTTTAATATCTCTGCAAGGTAGAGTTTTTATGAATGCTGTTGACTGTCCTTTTAGAACTGCGAGAAAATTAATAGATGAAATTTCAAAAATAACTAAAAATATAATAGTAGATTTTCATGCAGAGGCAACTTCTGAAAAGATTGCATTAGGAAAATATTTAGATGGAGATATTTCACTTTTCTATGGAACTCACACTCATGTACAAACAGCAGATGAAAGAATATTAAATAACGGAACAGGATATATTTCAGATATAGGAATGACAGGATCACAAAATGGAGTTATAGGAACAAATTTAGAAACTATAATAAATAAATTTTTAACTTCATTACCACAAAAGTTTGAGGTTGCAGAAGGGGATGAACAACTATGTGGGATAGAAGTAGAAATTGATGAAAAAACTGGAAAATGTCAAAAAATAGAAAGAATAAAATGGAGTGAAAATGAAGGTTTTAGAAGCTAA
- a CDS encoding Hsp33 family molecular chaperone HslO — protein sequence MGRLIRGISKNARFFVADTTDVVQEALDIHKYDEYSMKIFGKFCTLASLMGATLKGEDKLTIRTDTDGYIKNIVVTSDANGNIKGYLVNTTDENFDSLGKGTMRIIKDMGLKEPYVAISDIDYSNLPNDISAFFYNSEQIPTVISLAVECTNDGKILCAGAFMVQLFPNADEDFITKLERKAEAIRPMNELMKGGMSLEQIINLLYDDMDTEDDSLVEEYEILEEKEIKYSCDCSAERFQKGIMTLGKDELKHIFEEEKEVEAQCQFCGKKYKFTEKDFEDILKK from the coding sequence ATGGGAAGACTAATAAGAGGAATAAGTAAGAATGCTAGATTTTTCGTGGCAGATACAACAGATGTAGTTCAAGAAGCCTTAGATATACATAAATATGATGAGTATTCTATGAAAATATTTGGAAAATTTTGTACTTTGGCAAGCTTGATGGGAGCAACATTAAAAGGAGAAGATAAATTAACTATTAGAACAGATACTGATGGTTATATAAAAAATATAGTTGTAACCTCGGATGCCAATGGAAATATAAAAGGTTATCTTGTAAACACAACAGATGAAAATTTTGATAGTTTAGGAAAAGGTACAATGAGAATAATTAAGGATATGGGTTTAAAAGAACCTTATGTAGCAATCAGTGATATTGATTATTCAAATTTACCTAATGATATAAGTGCATTTTTCTATAACTCAGAGCAAATTCCAACAGTTATTTCACTTGCTGTTGAGTGTACAAATGATGGAAAAATTTTATGTGCAGGGGCTTTTATGGTGCAGTTGTTTCCCAATGCAGACGAAGATTTTATAACTAAATTAGAAAGAAAAGCAGAAGCTATAAGACCTATGAATGAACTTATGAAAGGTGGAATGTCACTTGAACAAATAATAAATCTTCTATATGATGATATGGACACAGAAGATGATAGTTTAGTTGAAGAATATGAAATCTTGGAAGAAAAAGAAATAAAATATAGTTGTGATTGTAGTGCTGAAAGATTTCAAAAAGGTATTATGACACTTGGGAAAGATGAATTAAAACATATTTTTGAAGAAGAAAAAGAAGTTGAAGCTCAATGTCAATTCTGTGGTAAAAAATATAAATTTACTGAAAAAGATTTTGAAGATATATTGAAAAAATAA
- a CDS encoding ComEA family DNA-binding protein: MKKLMLLLGIFSLFSLGLYSAPDLSNNDYKIIMSSQNMKDEKEELMDINKVSEQDMLARKVSKSYVSKIMEYREITGGFDKLEDMKRIKGIGDATYQKLSKFFKVGSAPTKKMLNINSANEITLKYYGFSKKEIKKIQKYLDKNDRITDNIEFQKIVNKKTYERLKDLINYDGGKR, translated from the coding sequence ATGAAAAAGCTAATGTTATTGTTAGGAATATTTAGTCTGTTTTCTTTAGGTTTGTATTCAGCACCAGATTTAAGCAACAATGATTATAAAATAATTATGAGTTCTCAAAATATGAAAGATGAAAAAGAAGAACTTATGGATATTAATAAAGTTAGTGAACAAGATATGTTAGCTAGAAAAGTATCTAAAAGTTATGTAAGTAAAATTATGGAATATAGAGAAATAACTGGTGGTTTTGATAAACTAGAAGATATGAAAAGAATAAAAGGTATAGGAGATGCAACTTATCAAAAATTATCTAAGTTTTTTAAAGTAGGTTCAGCACCAACTAAAAAGATGTTAAATATTAATTCAGCTAATGAGATAACTTTAAAATATTATGGCTTTTCTAAAAAAGAGATTAAAAAAATTCAAAAATATTTAGATAAAAATGATAGAATAACTGATAATATTGAATTTCAAAAGATAGTAAATAAGAAGACTTATGAAAGATTAAAAGATTTAATTAATTATGATGGAGGAAAAAGATAA
- a CDS encoding coproporphyrinogen III oxidase, translated as MLIETNVEVNLRSIEEFTRVMVSELLEDKVNFEILKENNLIKIKVKSEKLNKNTEFSYIDLGSKIEDQILTMCKISLLKLLDKKYDWGSLMGVRPTKVLRRLLINGCDYEEARKILKDFYLVTDEKINLMETVVKKELELLDKEHINLYIGIPFCPTKCKYCSFASYEINGGVGKFYNDFVEAFLKEIQIVGDFLKTYSKKISSIYFGGGTPSTLTEEDLERVLKKLLENIDMTDVKEFTFEAGREDSLNVKKLEIMKKYSVDRISLNPQSFNLETLKRVNRRFNRENFNLIFKEAKKSGFIINMDLIIGLPEETTEEILDTLSQLKDYDIDNLTIHCLAFKRASKLFKESQERNIIDRALIEKHIQKIVEEKTMKPYYMYRQKNIIEWGENIGYSKEGKESIFNIEMIEENQNTMALGGGGISKIVIEERNGIDYIERYVNPKDPALYIRELDKRCKEKIEMFKKEKV; from the coding sequence TTGTTAATAGAAACAAATGTAGAAGTAAATTTAAGAAGTATAGAAGAATTTACTAGGGTGATGGTATCAGAACTTTTAGAAGATAAAGTTAATTTTGAAATTTTAAAAGAAAATAATTTAATTAAAATAAAGGTAAAATCTGAAAAATTAAATAAAAATACAGAGTTTTCATATATAGATTTAGGAAGTAAAATAGAAGACCAAATATTAACTATGTGTAAAATAAGTTTATTAAAACTTTTAGATAAAAAATATGATTGGGGTTCTCTTATGGGAGTACGACCAACAAAGGTTTTAAGAAGACTTTTAATCAATGGTTGTGATTATGAAGAGGCTAGAAAGATTTTAAAAGATTTCTATTTAGTGACAGATGAGAAAATAAATCTTATGGAAACTGTTGTAAAAAAAGAGTTAGAGCTTTTAGATAAAGAGCATATAAACTTGTATATTGGGATACCTTTTTGTCCAACTAAATGTAAATATTGTTCTTTTGCTTCCTATGAAATAAATGGTGGAGTAGGAAAATTTTATAATGATTTTGTGGAAGCATTTTTAAAAGAAATTCAAATAGTAGGAGATTTTTTAAAGACATACAGTAAAAAAATATCTTCTATATATTTTGGTGGAGGAACTCCAAGTACCTTAACAGAAGAAGATTTAGAAAGAGTTTTAAAAAAATTACTTGAAAACATAGATATGACAGATGTAAAAGAATTTACTTTTGAGGCAGGTAGAGAAGATAGTTTAAATGTAAAAAAATTAGAAATAATGAAAAAATATTCTGTGGATAGAATAAGTTTAAATCCACAATCATTTAATTTAGAAACTTTAAAAAGGGTAAATAGAAGATTTAATAGAGAAAATTTCAATTTAATTTTTAAAGAGGCTAAGAAATCAGGTTTTATTATAAATATGGACTTAATAATAGGTTTACCAGAAGAAACAACAGAAGAAATTTTAGATACTTTAAGTCAGTTAAAAGATTATGATATAGATAATTTAACTATACATTGTTTAGCATTTAAGAGGGCATCAAAATTATTTAAAGAAAGCCAAGAAAGGAATATTATTGATAGAGCTTTAATTGAAAAACATATACAAAAAATAGTTGAAGAGAAGACAATGAAGCCTTATTATATGTATAGACAGAAAAATATTATTGAATGGGGAGAAAATATAGGCTATTCAAAAGAAGGAAAAGAAAGTATTTTTAATATTGAAATGATAGAGGAAAATCAAAATACTATGGCTCTAGGTGGAGGGGGAATTAGTAAGATAGTTATAGAAGAAAGAAATGGTATAGACTATATAGAAAGATATGTAAATCCCAAAGATCCGGCACTATATATAAGAGAATTAGATAAAAGATGTAAAGAAAAAATAGAAATGTTTAAGAAGGAGAAGGTATGA
- a CDS encoding type IV pilus twitching motility protein PilT: MNIEKIFDYARENNISDIHLLEGEKIYFRKDGEIIEYNNNITVSKEELLEICNGKIEEDFAYTDLKNNRYRVNSFLTRGKLALVIRIINKEPIKLKGKFINKVIDEKILSLKDGLVLVTGITGSGKSTTLANIIEKFNENKNLKILTIEDPIEYIFENKKSLIIQRELGEDVESFEKALKSSLRQDPDVIILGEIRDEESLYSALKLAETGHLVFSTLHTMNTVESVNRLISMVRSEKKDFIREQLASVLRFILSQELHRGKKTVPIFEILNNTKAVANLILNNKLNQIPTLIESGIENFMITKAKYLKNIETESD, translated from the coding sequence ATGAATATAGAAAAAATATTTGATTATGCTAGAGAAAATAATATTTCAGATATACATTTACTTGAAGGTGAAAAAATATATTTTAGAAAAGATGGAGAAATAATAGAATACAATAACAATATTACAGTAAGTAAAGAGGAACTTTTAGAAATTTGTAATGGAAAGATTGAAGAAGATTTTGCTTATACTGATTTAAAAAATAACAGATATAGAGTAAATTCTTTTTTAACAAGAGGAAAATTAGCCTTAGTTATTAGAATAATAAATAAAGAGCCAATAAAACTTAAAGGAAAATTTATTAATAAAGTAATTGATGAGAAAATTTTATCTTTAAAAGATGGTTTAGTTTTAGTAACTGGAATTACAGGGAGTGGGAAATCAACAACTCTTGCCAATATAATAGAAAAATTCAATGAAAATAAAAATTTAAAAATTTTAACAATAGAAGACCCTATTGAGTACATTTTTGAGAATAAAAAGTCTTTGATTATTCAAAGGGAACTAGGAGAAGATGTTGAAAGTTTTGAAAAAGCTTTAAAAAGTTCACTAAGACAGGACCCAGATGTTATAATATTGGGAGAAATTAGAGATGAAGAGAGTTTGTATTCAGCTTTAAAATTGGCAGAAACAGGACATTTAGTTTTCTCAACATTACATACTATGAATACAGTTGAGAGTGTAAATAGATTAATTTCTATGGTAAGAAGTGAGAAAAAAGATTTCATAAGGGAGCAATTAGCTTCAGTTTTAAGATTTATTCTTTCACAAGAATTGCATAGAGGAAAAAAGACTGTTCCAATTTTTGAAATTTTAAATAATACTAAGGCAGTTGCGAATTTAATTTTAAACAATAAATTAAATCAAATTCCTACTCTTATTGAAAGTGGAATAGAAAATTTTATGATAACAAAGGCAAAATATTTAAAAAATATAGAAACAGAGAGTGATTAA
- a CDS encoding YifB family Mg chelatase-like AAA ATPase — protein sequence MKKKIFTSSYLGLESYLVEVEVDISRGLPMFSIVGMGDTAILESKFRVKAALKNSDYEITPQKIVVNLSPAGIKKEGAQFDLPIALGIILEMKLLKDKKDIFKNYLFVGELSLDGEIKGVSGTINSVILAKEKGFKGIVIPYENRNEASLIDGVDIVAVKNIFDVINFIENGVKLEFEKINLVKTEEDILDFSDVKGQYFAKRAMEISAAGGHNILLIGSPGSGKSMLAKRMIGILPEMTESEIIESTKIYSVAGELSEKNPIISKRPVRMPHHSTTLAAMVGGGKKALPGEISLASNGILILDEMSEFKHSVLEALRQPLEDGYVSITRAMYRVEFKTNFLLVGTSNPCPCGNLYEGNCKCSASEVERYTKKLSGPILDRIDLVIQIKRLSEEELVNDKKEESSADIRKRVIKARETQTKRYGEAKTNSKMSQEELKKYCIIKEEDKRFLISALENLQISARVYDKILKIARTIADLEGEEEISRKHLLEAISFKKRM from the coding sequence ATGAAGAAAAAGATTTTTACAAGTAGCTATCTAGGATTAGAATCATATTTAGTTGAAGTAGAAGTTGATATTTCAAGAGGTTTACCTATGTTTTCAATAGTTGGTATGGGAGATACAGCTATACTTGAAAGTAAATTTAGAGTGAAAGCAGCTTTAAAAAATTCTGATTATGAGATAACACCTCAAAAGATAGTTGTTAATTTATCCCCAGCAGGTATTAAAAAAGAAGGAGCACAGTTTGATTTACCAATAGCTTTGGGAATAATTTTAGAGATGAAACTTTTAAAAGATAAAAAAGACATATTTAAAAATTATCTTTTTGTTGGAGAATTATCCTTGGATGGAGAGATAAAAGGTGTGAGTGGAACAATAAATAGTGTAATTCTTGCAAAAGAAAAAGGTTTTAAAGGAATAGTTATTCCTTATGAAAATAGAAATGAAGCAAGTTTGATAGATGGTGTAGATATAGTTGCTGTTAAAAATATATTTGATGTTATAAATTTTATAGAAAATGGAGTTAAGTTAGAATTTGAGAAAATAAATTTAGTTAAAACAGAAGAAGATATTTTAGATTTTTCTGATGTTAAAGGGCAATATTTTGCAAAAAGAGCTATGGAGATTTCAGCAGCAGGAGGTCATAATATACTTTTAATAGGTAGTCCAGGTTCTGGAAAATCTATGCTTGCTAAAAGAATGATAGGGATACTTCCAGAAATGACTGAAAGTGAAATTATTGAAAGTACTAAAATATACAGTGTTGCAGGAGAATTATCTGAAAAAAATCCTATAATATCAAAAAGACCTGTGAGAATGCCACATCATAGTACAACACTTGCAGCTATGGTAGGTGGTGGGAAGAAAGCTCTACCAGGTGAAATTAGTTTGGCAAGTAATGGAATTTTAATACTTGATGAAATGAGTGAGTTTAAACATTCTGTCTTAGAAGCATTAAGACAACCTTTGGAAGATGGTTATGTAAGTATAACAAGAGCTATGTATAGAGTGGAATTTAAGACAAATTTTCTCTTAGTTGGAACAAGTAATCCTTGTCCTTGTGGAAACTTATATGAAGGAAATTGTAAATGCTCAGCCTCAGAGGTAGAAAGATATACTAAAAAGTTGTCAGGTCCTATTTTAGATAGAATAGATTTAGTTATACAAATAAAAAGGTTGAGTGAGGAAGAATTAGTAAATGATAAAAAAGAGGAAAGTTCAGCTGATATAAGGAAAAGAGTTATAAAGGCTAGGGAAACTCAAACTAAAAGATATGGAGAAGCTAAAACTAATTCAAAAATGAGTCAGGAAGAATTAAAAAAATATTGTATAATAAAAGAAGAAGATAAGAGATTTTTAATATCTGCCTTAGAAAATTTACAAATTTCTGCAAGAGTCTATGATAAAATTTTAAAAATTGCTAGAACAATAGCAGATTTAGAAGGAGAGGAAGAAATAAGTAGAAAACACTTATTAGAAGCGATATCATTTAAAAAGAGGATGTAG
- a CDS encoding manganese efflux pump MntP family protein — MSTIGVLVTALALAMDAMSLSIYQGIASTESQKKQNFLKIVLTFGIFQFTMALVGSLSGTLFIHYISLYSKYISFAIFLFLGLMMLREALKKEKMEYDEKYLDFKTLIMMGIATSLDSLLVGLTFSILPFYQTFLYTVEIGIVTAIIAGLGFILGEKFGNILGQKSYFLGAVLLIFIAINILI, encoded by the coding sequence ATGTCAACTATTGGTGTATTAGTAACAGCCTTGGCACTTGCTATGGATGCTATGTCCCTTTCTATTTACCAAGGGATAGCCTCAACAGAATCTCAAAAGAAACAAAATTTTTTAAAAATTGTATTAACTTTTGGAATTTTCCAATTTACTATGGCGTTAGTAGGCTCATTGTCAGGAACTTTATTTATACACTATATTTCATTATACTCAAAATATATCTCATTTGCTATCTTTTTATTTTTAGGACTTATGATGTTAAGAGAAGCCTTGAAAAAAGAGAAAATGGAGTATGATGAAAAATACTTAGATTTTAAAACTTTAATTATGATGGGAATTGCTACAAGTTTGGACTCTTTATTGGTTGGATTAACATTTTCAATTCTACCTTTTTACCAAACTTTTTTATATACAGTTGAAATTGGAATTGTGACTGCTATAATAGCTGGATTAGGTTTCATATTAGGAGAAAAATTTGGAAATATATTAGGACAAAAATCCTATTTTCTAGGTGCTGTTCTTTTAATCTTTATAGCAATAAATATTTTGATTTAA
- the nusB gene encoding transcription antitermination factor NusB, producing MNKNFEEQEKRAKGGIRLAREEVFKLVFGVEATESTSDELKQNFDIYLQNDEEFIATLNENQLEFIKSSINGIVENYSNIKDTIKKNTKNWAYERIGTVERALLIVATYEFIFKNTPIEVIANEIVELAKEYGNEKSYEFVNGILANIEKSKK from the coding sequence ATGAACAAAAATTTTGAAGAACAAGAAAAAAGAGCAAAAGGTGGAATAAGACTAGCAAGAGAAGAAGTGTTTAAATTAGTATTTGGAGTTGAGGCAACTGAATCAACTTCTGATGAGTTAAAACAAAATTTTGATATATATTTACAAAATGACGAAGAATTTATAGCTACCTTAAATGAAAATCAATTAGAGTTTATAAAAAGTTCTATCAATGGAATAGTTGAAAATTACAGTAACATCAAAGATACTATAAAGAAAAATACTAAAAACTGGGCTTATGAAAGAATAGGAACAGTTGAAAGAGCTTTATTGATAGTAGCAACTTATGAATTTATATTTAAAAATACTCCTATTGAAGTTATCGCTAATGAGATAGTTGAATTGGCAAAAGAGTATGGAAATGAAAAGTCTTATGAGTTTGTAAATGGCATTTTAGCAAATATAGAAAAAAGTAAAAAATAA